A window of Epinephelus fuscoguttatus linkage group LG24, E.fuscoguttatus.final_Chr_v1 contains these coding sequences:
- the LOC125884913 gene encoding helix-loop-helix protein 2-like gives MMLSPDQAEADLSWTQSDPETMLNGLKSAGCTSDEPAEGEERAKCKADQPLSREEKRRRRRATAKYRSAHATRERIRVEAFNVAFAELRKLLPTLPPDKKLSKIEILRLAICYISYLNHVLDV, from the coding sequence ATGATGCTGAGCCCGGACCAGGCTGAGGCGGACCTCTCCTGGACTCAGTCCGACCCGGAGACGATGCTCAACGGCCTCAAGTCGGCCGGCTGCACCTCAGACGAGCCGGcggagggtgaggagagggcCAAATGCAAAGCCGACCAGCCCCTGAgcagggaggagaagaggaggaggcggagggcCACGGCCAAGTACCGCTCGGCCCACGCCACCAGAGAGAGGATCCGGGTGGAGGCGTTCAACGTGGCCTTCGCGGAGCTGAGGAAATTACTGCCCACCTTGCCCCCGGACAAGAAACTCTCCAAGATCGAGATCCTCAGACTGGCTATATGCTACATCTCCTATCTCAATCACGTGTTGGATGTTTaa